Proteins from a genomic interval of Thamnophis elegans isolate rThaEle1 chromosome 2, rThaEle1.pri, whole genome shotgun sequence:
- the LOC116503613 gene encoding gastrula zinc finger protein XlCGF67.1-like: MQTKIDETNRSQSEVKKSISLTNRLLSHTIINTGEIPHKCMDCEKSFKKSEDLISLKKTRSEDKQYTCVECRKTFSCYDSLKTHQRNRTGERPYKCMDCGKAFNCRSYLNSHKRIHTGEKPYQCLECGKSFRWKCALTTHKKIHTGEKPYQCMECGRTFTRSSNLNSHKRIHTGDKPYQCLECGKSFRWNCALTSHKRIHTGEKPYKCMECGKSFRKNGHLSCHKRSHTGENHMDAWSVERLLL, from the coding sequence ATGCAAACAAAGATTGATGAAACAAACCGATCACAAAGTGAagttaaaaaaagtatttctttGACAAATCGTCTCCTTAGCCATACAATCATCAATACGGGAGAAATACCACATAAATGTATGGATTGTGAAAAGAGCTTTAAAAAATCAGAGGATCTCATTTCCCTTAAAAAAACACGTTCAGAAGACAAACAATATACTTGCGTGGAATGCAGAAAGACCTTCTCTTGTTATGACTCTCTTAAAACACATCAAAGGAATCGCACAGGAGAACgaccttataaatgcatggaTTGTGGAAAGGCCTTTAATTGTAGGAGTtatcttaattcccacaagaggatccatacaggagagaaaccatatcaatGTCTTGAATGTGGAAAGAGTTTTAGGTGGAAATGTGCTCTCACCACCCataaaaagatccacacaggagagaagccatatcaatgTATGGAGTGTGGAAGGACTTTTACTCGTAGCAGTAATCTTAATTCccataagaggatccacacaggagataAACCATACCAATGTCTTGAATGTGGAAAGAGTTTTAGGTGGAATTGTGCTCTCAcctcccataaaaggatccacactggagagaagccatataaatgtatggaatgtgggaaaagctttaggaAGAATGGTCATCTGTCTTGTCATAAAAGGAGCCATACAGGGGAAAACCATATGGATGCTTGGAGTGTGGAGAGACTTTTACTTTGA